The Camelina sativa cultivar DH55 chromosome 16, Cs, whole genome shotgun sequence sequence CCATACAATAGTCATCACTAAAGTCATCAAACATGTAGTCACAAGCATCACAGAGGTCACAGCAAGTCCTGCAGAAACAAAAGTGATTAGAAACTGAACTATTCAACTTTTGAAGTTTATGTTAAAGGATCATAATGGTCATTACCATATGCGTGGCCCATCATGTTAGTGTCTCTTAACCCGATTGTGACAGCCAAGCAAAGGCACATCAGCATCCAGTTAACTTCAGGGATATAGATTTGTCCATGTATCTTGCTCGAAGTGTGAATGATCTTGACACGAGGAAAGCAATCTAGCGCACAGCATTGACTTATGATCGAAAACGTTGCGGATATAACAGCTTGGCTTCCAACTACTGCTGCAAATGTAGCCACTATGAACACTGGCCAGAACACAGGCTCTACAAAACaaacttatcaaaattaaaatcccATTCAAAGTTCTAAAGTGATCTCATACTATACAGTATACCAATGTTACCGGGTATCGCCTTGTAGAAGCTTTGCTGAATATCTTCATGGTGCTTAGATAGAAACGCAGCCTCGCCCATGTATGCAAGAATCAAACAAGGGTATACAAAGAACGAGAACGCCACCTATATATCAGTTTTAGTCAGCATTAGAGTTACTAAAAGAGGATTCTTTTCATTTGAGTCATATATTGTAAAGTTCAAGGTGTTACCTTAATGGACAGAGAAGAGAAGTGACCTAAGTCAGCAAACATAGTCTCAACACCTAAGGGAAGAGATTAAAACACAATATAAGAATGAAGAACATGTAACTTTGATGATGTTCAAGTATAGTTTTATTACCAGTGATTGAAAGAACAACTCCTCCAAGTGAAACCCATCCTTCTACACCGGTGCTTCTAAGGAACTTATACATGTAAACAGGCGAAAGCGCAGAGACTATACGCGGGTTCCATTTTATAGTGTTGTAAACTCCAATACAGCTGATAGAGAGAAGCCAAGCAGTGGAGATTGGTGCAAAAATGAAGGCGACTCTATGCGTACCATAACGCTGGACTGAGAATATTGCCACCAAGATGATACAAGCGATGATGACAACATAATctagaaaaagagaaacaaaactagaCATTAAGCCACTTATTTAGTATATCTTGTCAAAGTAAGCAAGTAGATTCAGACATACTCTCGTGAAGGTTAGGAATCTTGAGCTTGACTCCAGAAACAGCTGAAAGAACTGCAAGAAACTAAAAATGTTAGAACACAGTATTGATCTGTCTANGAACTCGTGTTTCTTTGTAGTTCCGTAGTTCCAAATGTACATAACCGCCATGAATGTTAAGGAGAGAAGAATAGGTATCCAACCACCTTCAGGTATTTTGTAGACGCATGCCGAGAAGTAGAGAAGCTCAATGGAACCGAAGAAGGCCAAGAAAGCAAGAACTGTAATGACCCTTTGCTTCCATACAATAGTCATCACTAAAGTCATCAAACATGTAGTCACAAGCATCACAGAGGTCACAGCAAGTCCTGCAGAAACAAAAGTGATTAGAAACTGAACTATTCAACTTTTGAAGTTTATGTTAAAGGATCATAATGGTCATTACCATATGCGTGGNACTTTTGAGACTTGGGATGTTTCTCAAAGAATGATTTAACCGCTGCGCTTTGCCGAGTCACTCCAGGGCTTCCCGTCGCATATGTTGATAGTTTCTCATCCATTTCTTGATGATTTGGTAATATACTTAGCTTAGCATATCTACAGAGAAGGGAGTACAACGCAAATGTCCCACCTTCAGAACAAACGCTATTGGTCAATATAGAAATTTTCAAAGTTCTGATTTTTAAAAGCAAAAggcataaaacttttaataccTTCTCCATTGTCATCTGCTGATAGAACAATGAAAACGTATTTGAAGAGAGCAATGAGTGTGAATGTCcagaagatgaaagagaagaCTCCAAAGATCTCTTCATCGTTTTCATGGAGGCTAAGTTTCCCAGAGAAAGTGGTTTTGTAAACGTAAAGAGGCGATGTACTAAGATCTCCATAGATCACTCCAAGGCTCTGGTAAGCCAAAGTGAGAACATTGGCACAAGACACAGTTTTCAAATGCTGAAACATTTTCAACAATAGATTTATGTATACAGAAGATAACTTAAGAATGAGCCTTCATCCCAAAAACTCCCACTAATTAAGTATGACCTAAATTTAACCTaattacaacaaacaaacaaaaacttagaaCCCTTTAATATTCAGATTTATTAAAGTGTGTTCTGTTTCAATAGGTTGTGTCAACTACAAAAAGCCAAAACAGTCCAATGAAAATTTGGACTTTTTCTTATCCAGCTCATTTATTTCCCTAAAAATACagacttttaaatataaaatcaaatctcctaTCAAATTACGATTTACACTAATAATTAGAAGTCTCAATTTTTAACAAGTTATCTAATTTCACCAAAACATGAAAAGCGTTCACGTCTGTTTTTGTTTCGGTAAATTGAAATGTTCGATATCGTTTTTTAAGCAGGACCTACCAGTCCTAATTGCgtaaacaatccaaaattcataaaaatgaagcgaaaaaaaaaacagagggaACAGTTAAAAATACAATTTGTTAAAACCCTTAAGCTTCCACTTGTTCTTATTAGTTAGTCTGATATGAAAATCCAATCTCGACCACATAAATTCTCTGATTAAATCGCATTGTTATCAAAAATCACAAACCCAGAAGAAAAACACTtgtctttaagaaaaaaaaaacccccaaattaCAACagacagaacaaaaaaacagagtagaGACACAGAACatgaaaaaacagaggaaactttTTGAGAAGTGGAAAATAATAACTGACCTGTTGAGAAAGACCTTGTTCGACTAGAGATGGTGATTGGGTCATGGCCTCCTTGtaaacgaaacaaaacaaaaactgctATGTTCAGTTTAGTttctgtgagagagagagagagattggatTGGTTTGGAttggaagaaacagagagaatataataatgtgaagagagagagggaagttGGGAAgtaggagaagaaaagaaagagaagcagagagagagagagagagagagagagagagagagggaagtgaggaaagagagaatggtgcaaagaagaaactttgcAGGTTTCTCATTTATTGctttgttctttctccttttatttttcgattttaagttttactttattttttattttattgtattttcttCCCTATTTAAACTATTGATTgacaaatatatttgatatagtTATTAGTTATGTTATTTCCtgttgttaaaaatattttattcaaataagGTATGTTTGAGAgtttaattttaggattttgttcttagaattctcttttttttttgttaatttttttttaattgattgttatttattatgttatatatctAAATGTGATGAGAATTCTTgatattgtttttgaaaaaaaaacagtgagaacaaaaaaaaatggtgtttATGTATAATTGAAATGTTTTgtattgttctgtttcattaCTCTTGtagttgacaacaacaaaaaaaaaaggaaaagtatgTAGCATATTTAAGTtgaatagtaattttttttcttgaataggTAACTAATACTATAACTGCATCACCTACCTCTGTAAGAAGACATCTAATCATGGGCtgtaatatttgttatttagcactatttaatctttttttgggtgGGTAAATTAATTTAGTACTATTTAAATATGATTAGTAGCAGTACTGTTTAAACGTGTTAGCTACTTTTGTAGTTTTATCCACAAAAAGGGGCTATTTTATGCAAATTTACAAAGCATAGATAGAGGTCTACTGTTAGAATATGATGTTGTGTTCATTGCATTGGTTGAGTGGTTTTAGTTAGCTGCAAGAGTAATATATCGAAATGGTGAACAAAATATTGGACTGAAGAGTTTTTAAGTCATCTTAAATGATGAATACTTTTTTCGATTTTGTTCAAGTGAAGAAGCAAGCATACATTATTAAATTGCGATTCTATATCAGTCAAGAATTGGGTGAGAAACAAAGGTCAGTACTCAGTACCCTTACTTCTACGGAAGACTAATTACAATAACCATTAACTTTAAGTATCTCTGTTTTCGTCTTAAAACATTGTTACTTTTATGTTTCTATcgtcaaaataaaaattgatctAATTATATTAGTCATAAGGATTTTGATTATCTAATTTTAACGTCAACTATAATTTAAtagagtctagtttgtttcattgCTATTAATAAGATAGAAATTAATATGTCAGTTAGTTTGGCGCACCATGGTTTCGGTTTTTGTTGGATTAATCAATTTTAGGTGAAACtataaatgaaaacaattagTAATATGAGAAATTTCTTCAACATGTAATGTTAAAgatttactttaattttaaacagatttaattatggtttaaatttacaagttttttggATTCCTTCATTGCTAAGCGTTTTTTTGGTGACGATTAGTttgaatatgaaaacaaaatgaaaacaaaatggtTCATATTTTTATGGTTTCGTTGATCGCGTGGTTGTCTCAATATGTTTTGAGGTAATAATTAGGTATTATGacaattgaaaagaaaaacaaattatgctTTTGTATAATTTTGCTTAACGATCTTTgatccaaaagaaagaaaaaaaatagttaaagatCTATTAGTGAATTTAAGATAAGATGTTTAAGCTTACGAATTctcaccagaaaaaaaaaaaacaagttaaactctttgtaaatattaaattgatataaacTTTGAAGTATCACTATATCAGATACTGAAtctattttaattgataaagaaCGATAGAAATGTTCTCTTACTAAAATAGTTTTACACTTCTTATACGAGAATAATATCGATTTGAATAGTCAAATAAATGAGAAGAAGGAAAGCGATAGGTTTAGATTACGGTCCAACTCTCTTTTTATGTTTAGGGACAACTTATGACTTATCTATCACTTCACTGCCATTCTTTAATCAAACTAATAGTTTAGCATATCAGTAttgatatttttcataattattacaTGCGAAAATTAGTTTATATGATACTTACGAGCTCTTATATAGCTAATTAAGCTCTTATTAAGGATATAAaatgttcatatatattatgtttttttttgtattataagtTAAGAGTATATATGGTAAATTGagatgttataaaaaaatagaatatctGAATATGTTAAATTGGTATTGATGTTGTGTAGCTTTACTAAGCTACTTTACTCTTTGCTTTTACCGTAATGGCATCGATGCCTCGAGATACAACCATTTTGGTGCAGCAAACCTTGGGACCATTATGATAAGAACCAAAccaatgaatatttttttcttcttctttataatttCACTGAagttacaatattaattaaagatATCTTTATCAACACTTTAATGGTAACACCAATAATTCTATATCTTTCGGGTTCCTCATCCAGCTGACAGTAATGTCTGAATCAAAAATACATCATTtagtagtattttaaattttggcaTAGACGAGTCAAGATATTATCGGCAGCTTCCATAATTTGCATAACACACGTCCTCAACAAAATACTACCACATAAACATATAAAGATAagcacaattattttttttaatccacgAGAATTTGATAATCAGAGGATAGTTTATGGTTACATAAAATAGTAATCTTGCTTTACTTCTAACTTTTAAATCTCACCAAAATTCAAACACCACGCATAAAGTGAGTGAAttgtttagtaaaaaaaaaaatctcatgcGAAGTTCGTGTGAAATCAGAAAGCAAACCTAACTCTGTCTTAACTCTCGAAAATGCAGCTTGTTTTTCAAATTAAGGTTTTAAAAGCCTTACTTAAACGTGTGGGTTAAACATATATTAACAACCCATTTGAATGATGAAGCTAATTAAGCCACGTCACTTTATAATTGggtcatatatattaattacataacTTCAATTCGTTTGGTTCACTTACCTGGTAGATCTCCATTGGTCCTTGATACAAGATACTTAAAATAGACAGTTTGTTTTGAGaatttgcttatatatattatttttttttcctcaaaccGGAGAAAATTATAATTCTTGAGTTTTGACTGAACTAGCTTGTCTGTATTTATCATATAAAGAAAAGTCGTGGAAACATATTCTCAGACATAACTTTTCCTCGACAGTTAATTTTAAGAACGTGACGTAAATGTCAAACTAGTAGAAAAATCTTACgatattttttgtgtgttaaaattaaaaatgatgtttcttttgttggagTAGAGAAGATAGTTATCGaaacaataaaatgaaatttaattaaaatgataattttcattaataaaagaAGTATCAGTCACAAATATagaaaagggtttttaaaaaaagtcagtCGTACGAATGATTCTTGATTTAGAAAGAATATTGTTAAGCCTTTTCCGACAGATAtttgtaaaaacaaatattggGAAACAAAGTTTATTAATTGTTTAGGTATTTTGTGATATTATTAAATACATACAAAAagattttctaaaacatctaaTTTAATGattacatataattttgctttGGTATAAGAGTGTATATTCTTTTATCACAATAcaaaccagaaaaagaaaagaatgaaattaaagatgaagtcaatttctgatttttgaatatatataacttagaTTTAGTGGTTTATTTATGTTAGTATCATCTTAGTGTTATAGTTATTTTTGTCGTGTGCTTAGGTTGACTTAGCGAAAATAATGTTAAAGGCGAATAATGTCGAGTCGAGAGGTGAATGATGCAGAAAGAAGAGTGGGAGGCCCATTTGGGGATCCACAAAACTCGTCGACTAGTTCTCTCAATATTGGAAGTGTCCCTCCTCATTAATTAATCTTGCCGTTTTCTCACTTAAATGAGTTATCctcattttcttcatttctattatttttccCATAATTTGAATAATGTCTATTTCAATTgtcttatttgttgttgttggtaacCTATATAATAATAGATGGTTAGGTCCCATCTTTGGTTTTGAAAGGTACTGAATTTGATGCCTAGATGGcgatgttttttaaataatttgaatacgAATTCATGGTTACCTCAATCCTATTACATCAAAGAACCTCATtacatattcaaatatatatatatatatatatatatatcaatttatatgAAAACATGTACATGGAAACTTGTGTATACTACTTATACTTATTCCTATATATCAGCACATCATACAAttgaattattttgtatttacatAATTACtgcaattatatattttttatatttgaactcaaaataaaaatcatggaaaattttatttttagaaaatgtagAAAACATGAGTACAGAAGTATAAAAGATGAAgggcaaaaaacaaaaatccaaaagaagaaatataacaCTGCCACTTGAGACCTAACGCTTGCATGCTCTTAAACAATATTGAGAGAGTGTGGCCAGTGCTGATACAATTATAGCTGAGAGggttaaatatttcaaaataataattgagtTTCACATaaacctaaatttaaaaatagaaactgGGTCTACGAACCTTGTCCATATATCTTTAATGAAAGTGATCAACTATCTTcctatttattaaaagaaaaaaatcaatatcttGTAGCCAGTACTTGAttgattagaaaataaatatgttagatGTATTTTTGgtattatcatataaatattatcaatatataaaaatgttagatagaaatttataactttttccTCCCCAAATTAGTGTAAACAAGTCAAGTGTAACAAGACATCGCCCATAAAACAAATAGGGACTCTTATCCATCAACGCAAGACTGTAAAACCGAGGATATATATAAGTTACTGCACtatatgtttgtattttataggttttaactatagtttttaagtttgttttgagtcttttttgagtcaaagtgtgttttcagagtctttttagtcttttatgagtttgtacaGGTTCTAGATTACTTTTGAAgaaaactgagtgttttggagatgaaaacaagcatctcgagccattttggtgaagactggtcggactagcaagcagatagagcaaacacagaaaaaacaTCCTGGATCGGCCAATCCACATTTGGATCGGCCAGTCCCGaacccgaagcaacttttcttttttcgttttaaaccgacttttagggttttattttagtatttaagcaAGTGGCACGACCTCTAGAGAGAAAAACTTTTATTCTATGCAGCCTTTGAGCACTCGTAACTTTGGGAAAatatctctaatccttcttgacaccttggagaagatttctaaaccctctttatttcttttgcaattcaattatgccttcttcatctttgatttgctgtttctgtttctctatgtttgagtagttttcctattgggtttcgggtttcaaaggggtttatgattctctaatgATGGTGATCTAGATTTGGGGttgatctattttgttcttcatctattgttgttcttaaagcctaaactagattagctacctagtttatgatcataggtttaattcatcgtggcaccgaaagtgttgttgagttgctagaaaagaacataggtgagcaaggtggactttagccaacggaagttgaagttgaggcaccttgtgaacttatcaaacttgaacttgttattgcttgcttggtttgctaggtcCAAATGACGGTTTAGGGTCTAAtgaattcattgcatagatagttaacgcTGCGGAAGTATgttagctttacaaccgtgatttgagttctagaacggtgttTAACGCATCCCCATCTAACCATCTTAGTCCGAGAATTGTATCCCCCAAAGATTCCATGTGCccaatattttcctttttgatttaaaagCAACtaattgattttcctttttCGATTTGTTACAATATTCACAaatttcctcttttgttttagctatatttaatcttCATAGTTTCAAAGtgcaattgtttggtctctATGGATTCGACCATGAAGTGCTACGACTACACCACTAcatcgtggttgagtgcacaTTAGATTTCAATTGACATATTGATCAATTATACCATCTAATCAATCATGTAACTACACTACGAGTCTACGACATATGAATATGAAGAGACAATGAATTATTAATCTAGTTAGTCTTAGACTCTTAGATTCCCTATTGAGTTTACACTTAACCACTGTAGTATTCACATAGTGAAGTAATTCAGTGGTTTTTGGTCCTGCATGGATGTAAGTAAAAAAGTTTTGTGACTGATTCACGTACGTCAAATACAGTACAATGGTGCTACTGTCGTATTCGCACAGCTGGTACGAACAAACTTCAATAATTTAGGTTTCACATCAAAAGAAACGTAAGGACATATGCATGCACACGGTTGGGAATAATTTAAGACGATGCAAGTATTATAATATCAGACACTCGTCCCTCTCTAAAGGCCTCAACAACCAAATCTTCTTAAGTGTCTTGTCATCTCGTAGGGTCCATCCGtaccatcttttaaaaatatatctcaaAGTACATTGCATGTAAAAGTGGATCGGAATAATacaacccaaaaacaaaaacaaaaggctTATctattagagaaagaaaataaacatatggccaagaaattagaaataagagaaaaagtTAGATTGCGTgagcaaaaaggaaaatatgaaatgattaaattttgtaaagtaaagtaaagagaaaagaaaaagtagcaACGCGTCCCTTTGATTTGATCATGTTGAAAGTTGTGTGTATGATGGTTCGAGGAAATTTCTCgattttttaataccttaattgCACATGGATCTAGTTTACTTCATAGGAAAGGATCGTTGAACACTTTAACAACTAGATTTGAgttcaataaaacaaaagattttaggCAAATAAGGTATGAATCAATTAGTTTCTTTTAGAGCTCTGTATCCAACTATCGCTTATACTCAATAGTCAATAGTAAATATAGTTGACATAATTATTGCACATTTGGAATACAAAATGTCGTCTATAAAGAATCCCCAAAGATTACTGACTTACTGTTTTATTAAGCCTTCGTTTATGTTCTAATTACTTGTTATAACCAAAGTAAGACTCTTTCTAAACTAAGATAAGGATTTCACTTTGACTTCGCGATAACAGACCTATTTGACGATATGTATTATCAATGAAAAACACCAcctaatatatgaatatatgaattACTATGTGAGCTAGTTATCCTCTTTCGAGCCATGCATCCCTATATTGacagtttttatatatataNttttttttttttttttttttttgtgtaaacatctccaactttttatttttttggttagtttctAACTGAAGAGAGGCGAGAATTTCCATCCTAACTCTGCCACCAAAATAATTAACGTTAGTCTTCGATCAAACATGAAAAGAGAAAGCAATAACAGGAGTGAATTGTTCGAAAACGCAACGGATATATATGTCACATTGTCACAGGATAGACATATATAGTAGTATctatatatagtactatatatataggtcTCGTACTCTTGACATTGTCACTATGGTCGTGGTCTCGTCATGGAAAGAACACTTGGTTACGATTTGGGAGAGCAGATAAGTCTCACATCGTACGTTATTAGTATACAGTGGTTCATAAATCATAACATACTGTAGTCTTACCGTAAAATCATGCATATCAAAGATGTTACTTACACCTacgtttttttattgtttggatGAGTATTCAGGTTACTAACGAGTAACGACCTGTTCAGCCAAGCCTTTGTTTTAGTAGCTGCCTCGTTTCTTCTCAGTTCTCAACGCCTTGGCTTTATTTTCTAAGAAGTAagaagtttgttttgttttgatgtttcttCGGAAAGAGATAAGTCTCCGTCTGATCTCAACATTTAAGAATTATGAggactaaaatataaaatatagtaaaagcGAACTTGtagaatttgttttaaaaagaaaagaaacaaaacaatatgcACGAGACAATCAAAAAGGCTACAAGGTGAAAAAAAATCAgcatcatgattcatgaattAATAGGTTCTTAATTCGGTGGATCCAGTTTACTGAAAAGTCCCACATACACAATCTTCCAAGTAAACCAGGGTAGGTCCGGTCAACTACTGTGACACATGACCCAACCTGAATCGTAATTTGTCCATTTGTAACACAACGAGTAAATGAATCAAAGACCACAAAGAATAGTCTTATCCAAATCTCTAAATACACAGTGGAACTAGAACATAATTTCAAGTTTTAACATTTGATTGAACTAACCATATAACTTGGGAACTAATGGGAAGTAGACTGTTTAGTCCAAGTTAGCTAAATTTTCGGATACAGTTCTGAGGAACAGCTTCATTTTATTGAAGGTTAGAATATGATGTGAAACGACTTGTTTGATAAGAAAGCACACAAAATCATCCACTGcatacaaattttgtaaaaaaatcaaaatggaaCCACCTCTGATTCCACACTGTTTCCCGAAAAAAACATGAGAGctttaaaatatactcttttttacttttctttcttttccagaC is a genomic window containing:
- the LOC104749889 gene encoding potassium transporter 1-like, which translates into the protein MTQSPSLVEQGLSQQHLKTVSCANVLTLAYQSLGVIYGDLSTSPLYVYKTTFSGKLSLHENDEEIFGVFSFIFWTFTLIALFKYVFIVLSADDNGEGGTFALYSLLCRYAKLSILPNHQEMDEKLSTYATGSPGVTRQSAAVKSFFEKHPKSQKXHAYGLAVTSVMLVTTCLMTLVMTIFLAVLSAVSGVKLKIPNLHENYVVIIACIILVAIFSVQRYGTHRVAFIFAPISTAWLLSISCIGVYNTIKWNPRIVSALSPVYMYKFLRSTGVEGWVSLGGVVLSITGVETMFADLGHFSSLSIKVAFSFFVYPCLILAYMGEAAFLSKHHEDIQQSFYKAIPEPVFWPVFIVATFAAVVGSQAVISATFSIISQCCALDCFPRVKIIHTSSKIHGQIYIPEVNWMLMCLCLAVTIGLRDTNMMGHAYGLAVTSVMLVTTCLMTLVMTIVWKQRVITVLAFLAFFGSIELLYFSACVYKIPEGGWIPILLSLTFMAVMYIWNYGTTKKHEFDVENKVSMDRIVSLGPSIGMVRVPGIGLVYTNLVTGVPAVFGHFVTNLPAFHKILVFVCVKSVQVPYIGEEERFVISRVGPKEYGMFRSVVRYGYRDVPREMYDFESRLVSALIEFVETEEEVPNARRKKEECMEIMEAKEAGVAYILGHSYAKAKQSSSLLKKLAVNVVFAFMSTNCRGTDVVLNVPHTSLLEVGMVYYV